The Sinomicrobium kalidii region TTCTGGGTTTGGAAACGGGTGTTTTCATGATTTATGTGTTTTTTAATTTTTGCAATAATGTCTTGATGTTAACAGAGGCTGCGGCAATCCTGCTGTCTGCGGCCCCGTAATAGATGTACAGGTCGTCGCCGAAGAGCGCCGTTCCCGTGGGGAACACCACGTCGTTGACATTTCCTTCCTTCTCCCAGGGAAGTGTAGGGGAGAACAGGGGATGCCTGAGCCGGCCGATTACTTTCCTTGGATCTTCCCTGTCCAGAAGTGTGGCACAGGCGTGATAGGTATAGCCCTGCCGGGTAAACTGGGCGGAATGGTAAATGAGTAACCAGCCTTCTTCGGTGGGCACAGGAGGGCATCCGCCCCCGATATGCCCGTTTTCGTGTTTGTATTTCGGATAAAGCAGGATGTGTTTTTTAAGGTTGGAGATATACGTGCTCCAGAATTCCGTATCGAGTTCCGAAGGATCGTTAAAGCACAATAGCTGGATGGATGGGTAAAGCCGGTGGAGTACGGTGAGTTTTCCGTCTATTTTCTCGGGAAAGAAAACCACATTCTTATCCCATACATGAATGGTCCCTTTGACCAGGTTAGAGAGGTTGTACCGGGTGAAAAAATTATAAAACATCATATGCATGATATTTATTTTCCTGGCATTTTTCTTCATAAGGGCAGAACATTCTTCAAGGGTAAGCCTTGGGGTTATAATCCCTTTTCTTTCAAAGTGAATTAGGTCTTTGGAAGTAGCATAGGCCCCGAAGACGTTAATACCGTCGTAAGCCGTGTAGGCCAGGTAATACGTATCTCCGATTTTGGAGATACGCGGGTCTTCCGTGCCCTGGAATTCGTAACTTTTCTCCGGGTAAAAGACCGGTTTGTCAGAACGCTCCACAATATTTAAGGGGCCGTTGAGCCTGCAGTAACCGATAGTAGAAAAATTACCCTTTCTAACGGCCCTGTAAAACATGTGAACGGTATCTGCATCCTGGTATACGGCAGGGTTCAGGACCCCCTCATCCTCAAAGCTGTTATCGGTCTTTTCCAGGAGAATTCCGTGTTTAGTGACTAGAGACATAATTGCTGGTTGTATAGATTTACGATATCCGGGTACTGGTTTTTACAACAGCAGCCAACACTTCTTCTTTGTCCAGTTTTTTGGTGCAGAAGAACCAGTCTTTACACTCAAGCTCCTGGTCTTTTCCTTCCATTCTGTCCTGTGCCATTCCGCAGGAACCTGCAGGAGAGATAATGACATCATCGCCCGGATTCCAGTCGGCCGGGGTGGCTACTGAAAAAGCATCAGAGGTCCGCAACGCGATCAGAACCCGATACAGTTCGTCAAAATTCCTTCCCAGGCTCAGCGGATAATAGATAATGGCCCGTATTATACCATTGGGATCTATAAAGAATACGGCCCTTACTGCCTGGGTTTCGCTTTCCCCGGGCTGTATCATGCCATATTTTTTGGCTATTTCCATCGTAATGTCTTCTATCAATGGAAATTTAACCTCTGTATTCTTCATTCCCTTAAATTCTATTTTGTCTTTAATGGTCCGCAACCATGCTATATGAGAATACAGCCCGTCAATAGAAAGGCCGATCAACTTACAATTGGCCTTGTTGAATTTTTCTTCCAGCGAGGCAAAAGTCATGAACTCCGAAGTACAAACGGGGGTGAAATCTGCCGGGTGGCTGAACAGGATTACCCATTGCCCCGTATAGTCCTGGGGAAAGTGAATTTCGCCCTGGGTGGTCATTGCTGTAAAAGCAGGTGCTTCGTCACCTATCCTGGGCATCATTGCTTGCTCTTCTTGAATTGTTTCCATTTTTATACGATTTATGTTTTGTGCCAAAGTATTAGATATCAATTCCATATAAAATGATTTAAGTCATGGGCAAAAGGATGTTTTACGGGTGCGGGAGAAAGAATACACTGATATTTGTCATGGCAGGCAAATATGCTCCGGTTTATCTTGCGGGTATTATAATACTAAGGAGATAGAGTTTACTTCGTGCTGAAGGACTTAATTCTCCGTCTAAAAGATAAACAGATGAAAAAAATAATCGTTCCCACGGATTTCTCGGAATATGCCGAATACGCCCTGGAGGTGGCTGCTTCCATAGCTAAGAAGGAGAAAGCTCAAATTTTATTGTTTCATATGATAGGGGTATCCCGGGCCTTTTTTACCGAAAATAAATACCAGGAGTATGCCGAGGCCGTATATTATATGAAGCTGGCACGAAAAAAGTTCGATGAATTGCTGGCCAGAAGCTATATGAAAGGAATAGAAACGGAATGTGTAGTACAGAATTACAAGGCTTTCTCCGAATTAAACGATGTGGCAAAAGAGAAAGAAGCAGACCTTATCGTTATGGGATCGCACGGTGCCGGAAAGATATTGAGTATGTTCGTCGGTTCCAATACGGAAAAAGTAGTAAGGCATTCAGATCTTCCCGTACTGGTGGTAAAAGACCGGATCAAAAATTTTGAGATGAACGGGGTGGTCTTTGCCTGTGATTTTGAACAGGAAAGTATTCATGCTTACAGAAGGGCAATGAAATTTTTTGCCCCGTTTAAGAGTAAAGTGCATTTGCTGCATGTCAATTTACCCGGAGAATCGTTCAGGGATACTTCACAGATCGAAGAAAAGGTAAGGGGATTTCTGCTCAATGCCGAAGGAAGTGAAAAAAGAATGGGAGCGGTGAATTACTGGAACGATTATACTACCGAACAAGGTATTTATACTTTTAGCGGGAGGGTGAACGCCGATCTGATCGCAGTGCTGACCCACGGCAGGAAAGGCCTGGCCCATTTCTTTATGGGGAGTCTGGCCGAAGATATGGCCAATCGGTCCGGGTGGCCCGTGATTACTTTTAAAATGGATTAGAGTTTAGCCCATAGAATAA contains the following coding sequences:
- a CDS encoding pesticidal protein Cry7Aa, whose product is MSLVTKHGILLEKTDNSFEDEGVLNPAVYQDADTVHMFYRAVRKGNFSTIGYCRLNGPLNIVERSDKPVFYPEKSYEFQGTEDPRISKIGDTYYLAYTAYDGINVFGAYATSKDLIHFERKGIITPRLTLEECSALMKKNARKINIMHMMFYNFFTRYNLSNLVKGTIHVWDKNVVFFPEKIDGKLTVLHRLYPSIQLLCFNDPSELDTEFWSTYISNLKKHILLYPKYKHENGHIGGGCPPVPTEEGWLLIYHSAQFTRQGYTYHACATLLDREDPRKVIGRLRHPLFSPTLPWEKEGNVNDVVFPTGTALFGDDLYIYYGAADSRIAAASVNIKTLLQKLKNT
- a CDS encoding peroxiredoxin, which produces METIQEEQAMMPRIGDEAPAFTAMTTQGEIHFPQDYTGQWVILFSHPADFTPVCTSEFMTFASLEEKFNKANCKLIGLSIDGLYSHIAWLRTIKDKIEFKGMKNTEVKFPLIEDITMEIAKKYGMIQPGESETQAVRAVFFIDPNGIIRAIIYYPLSLGRNFDELYRVLIALRTSDAFSVATPADWNPGDDVIISPAGSCGMAQDRMEGKDQELECKDWFFCTKKLDKEEVLAAVVKTSTRIS
- a CDS encoding universal stress protein codes for the protein MKKIIVPTDFSEYAEYALEVAASIAKKEKAQILLFHMIGVSRAFFTENKYQEYAEAVYYMKLARKKFDELLARSYMKGIETECVVQNYKAFSELNDVAKEKEADLIVMGSHGAGKILSMFVGSNTEKVVRHSDLPVLVVKDRIKNFEMNGVVFACDFEQESIHAYRRAMKFFAPFKSKVHLLHVNLPGESFRDTSQIEEKVRGFLLNAEGSEKRMGAVNYWNDYTTEQGIYTFSGRVNADLIAVLTHGRKGLAHFFMGSLAEDMANRSGWPVITFKMD